The Streptomyces sp. ICC1 DNA window CCCGCACACGCCGACGGCCCGGACCCCCTGAGGGGTCCGGGCCGCCGGGCAGGGCGGACGCCGGGTCAGAGCACGTCGGCCGCGATGTTCTCCGCCACCCGCTCCAGCAGCGGCCCCGCGTTCGGGATGCTCACCGCCGGGTCCGGCTCGAGGTCCGTGAGCGGGTAGGCCCGCTGGATGCCGGCGGCCTCGAGGGCCTCCTGTGTGAGCAGCAGGCGGCCGCAGACCGCGACGACCGGCTTGCCCGCCGCGCGGGCCGCCGCCGCGACACCGGCCGGAGCCTTGCCGTGCAGGGTCTGCTCGTCCAGGGAGCCCTCGCCGGTGATGACCAGCGTCGCCCGCTCCAGGGCCGGCGCGAAGCCGAGCACCTCGAGCATCAGCTCGATGCCGGGACGGAACGAGGCGCCGAGGAGCAGCGCCCCGTAGCCGATGCCGCCCGCGCCGCCCGCGCCGGGCGAGACCGCCGCCTCGGCGGCCAGGGAGCCGATCGACTTCTCCAGGACCACCGCGAAGTGCGCCAGCGCCGCGTCGAGCGTCGCCACGTCCTCGGGCGACGCCCCCTTCTGCGGGCCGTAGATCGCCGGAGCGCCCTTCGGTCCCGTCAGAGGGTTGTCCACGTCGCTCGCGAGGACGAAGTCGACCTGCTTGATGCGCGGGTCGATGCCCGACAGGTCGGCCGAGGCCAGGGCCGCCAGCGCGCCGCCGCCCGGACCGACCGGTTCACCGTTCGCATCCAGGAACACCGCGCCCAGCGCGGCCAGCATGCCGGCGCCGCCGTCGGTGGTGGCGCTGCCGCCCACCCCGAAGACGATCGAGCGCGCTCCCGCGTCGAGCGCGGCCTTCAGCAGTTCGCCGGAGCCGTAGGTGGTCGCCGTCAGCGGGGCGAAGACACCCGCCGGCAGCAGCTGGAGGCCGGAGGCCTCCGCCATCTCGACCACCGCGGTGCCCTCGCGCAGTGCGAAAGCGGCCGTGACCTGGTCACCGAGCGGTCCGGTGACCCGTACCTCCCGGCGTTCGAAACCGGCGGCCACGGCGGCCGCGACCGTACCGTCGCCGCCGTCCGCGACGGGGAGGGTCTCGATCTCCACGCCCGGTACGGCCTTGCGAAGGCCGGCCGTCACCCGCTCCGCGACCTGAACGGCCGTGAGCGAGCCCTTGAATTTGTCCGCGGCGATGAGCACGCGCGCGGTCTCAGTTACTGCTCCGTTCGTCACCTTGCTAATCCCTTGCTATCGAACAGTGCAGTCGCGCCACCCCTGAGCCTATCCGGAGGATCCTCCTATGCCCATGCGTGGCCTGGGCCACACCCGGCGCGCCATGCCCCTAAATAGGGATATACGCCTGCATAGTGTGGCCGCATGAGCACGGATTCACTGGAACAGCCACGTCCGGATTCCCCAGGTGGCGGGTCCGCGGGACCGGGCGAGGGCACTGACGGCACTCCCGACCGCGCCGTCGTCACCATCGGAGTGATCTCCGTCCTGGCCGTCGTCGGCTGGGCCGCGCTCGGCAAGAACTCCTTCGACTCGGTGTCGGGCACCGCGCTGGCCTGGGTGCTGAACAACTTCGCGTGGCTGTTCGTGATCGCCGCCGATGTGTTCCTCGTCATGTGCGTCGTGCTCGCGATCAGCCGGTTCGGCCGGATCCGGCTCGGCCGGGACGACTCGGAACCCGAGTTCACGAACCTCTCGTGGATCGCGATGATGTTCAGCGCGGGCATGGGCATCG harbors:
- a CDS encoding glycerate kinase; translated protein: MTNGAVTETARVLIAADKFKGSLTAVQVAERVTAGLRKAVPGVEIETLPVADGGDGTVAAAVAAGFERREVRVTGPLGDQVTAAFALREGTAVVEMAEASGLQLLPAGVFAPLTATTYGSGELLKAALDAGARSIVFGVGGSATTDGGAGMLAALGAVFLDANGEPVGPGGGALAALASADLSGIDPRIKQVDFVLASDVDNPLTGPKGAPAIYGPQKGASPEDVATLDAALAHFAVVLEKSIGSLAAEAAVSPGAGGAGGIGYGALLLGASFRPGIELMLEVLGFAPALERATLVITGEGSLDEQTLHGKAPAGVAAAARAAGKPVVAVCGRLLLTQEALEAAGIQRAYPLTDLEPDPAVSIPNAGPLLERVAENIAADVL